One genomic segment of Candidatus Goldiibacteriota bacterium includes these proteins:
- a CDS encoding GldG family protein: MNNNLLNKILLITGLVLIMLSGLSAALIGKFNTAALISLVLGFVCAGYTVFMERKTIITALSGKNAKQGINSVVYSLLVMGIAALVLAVAISNAKQFDLTKNKKYSLSDQTKKTLQALKKDMDAYYFYSVTARNMQVEDTLRSYEKINSKFRYNPVDADKNPAMGKKFNVDRYGVVVISRKDNNTSETVDDLTEEGFTNAVIRLSSDIKKKVYFTKGHGEPSIDSPANDKSGYGSAKKALASQNYEAEQVELFTMTSVPRDAAVLIVAGPQADFFPREIKVIKDFISNNGRVFVLYPPLVKLPNLESLIAAYGFKPHNDIVVDKISRMLGGDFLMPVISSYESHEITKGFTVATFLPMCRTFELSGNAVSLSRTNPGSWGETDLAGIKEAKAGLDSKDIEGPLVVSAVTEITNEGNTLAAKAAMAVFGSSEFANNTFIASSGNRDMFLNVVSFLARDSDMISIRPKGRNFEPLFITKIHGTMLFVIPIIVLPLLVITAGILVFLRRRKP, from the coding sequence ATGAACAATAATTTATTAAATAAAATACTGCTGATAACCGGGCTTGTGCTTATAATGCTTTCAGGGCTGTCAGCGGCGCTTATAGGAAAATTTAATACAGCCGCGCTTATTTCGCTCGTGCTTGGGTTTGTCTGCGCTGGTTATACCGTTTTTATGGAGAGAAAAACCATTATAACGGCGCTGTCCGGAAAAAACGCGAAGCAGGGAATAAATTCTGTTGTTTATTCGCTTTTAGTTATGGGTATAGCTGCGCTTGTACTGGCTGTGGCAATATCCAACGCGAAACAGTTTGACCTGACGAAAAATAAAAAATATTCCCTGTCTGATCAGACCAAAAAGACCCTTCAGGCATTAAAGAAAGACATGGACGCGTATTACTTCTATTCTGTTACCGCAAGAAATATGCAGGTGGAAGACACGCTTAGATCATATGAAAAAATTAATTCAAAGTTCAGATATAACCCTGTTGACGCGGATAAAAATCCCGCGATGGGGAAAAAATTCAACGTGGACCGTTACGGCGTTGTGGTAATAAGCAGGAAAGATAATAATACATCGGAAACGGTGGATGACCTTACTGAAGAAGGTTTTACAAACGCCGTTATAAGGCTTTCAAGCGATATAAAGAAGAAGGTATATTTTACAAAAGGCCACGGAGAGCCGTCGATTGATTCTCCTGCCAATGATAAATCCGGATATGGGTCGGCAAAAAAAGCCCTTGCTTCACAGAATTATGAAGCCGAACAGGTGGAACTTTTTACGATGACATCTGTGCCGCGCGACGCGGCCGTGCTTATAGTAGCCGGCCCGCAGGCTGATTTTTTTCCGCGTGAAATTAAGGTGATAAAGGATTTTATTTCCAATAACGGAAGGGTGTTTGTGCTTTATCCTCCGCTTGTAAAACTGCCCAATCTTGAAAGTCTGATTGCCGCATACGGATTTAAACCGCATAACGACATAGTGGTGGATAAGATAAGCAGGATGCTTGGCGGTGATTTTCTTATGCCCGTTATTTCATCGTATGAAAGCCATGAAATTACAAAGGGCTTCACTGTCGCGACCTTTCTTCCAATGTGCCGTACGTTTGAACTGTCCGGCAATGCGGTATCGCTGTCACGCACAAATCCCGGCAGCTGGGGCGAAACAGACCTTGCGGGTATAAAGGAAGCAAAGGCAGGGCTTGATTCAAAAGATATAGAAGGGCCGCTTGTAGTCAGTGCGGTTACGGAAATTACAAATGAAGGCAATACCCTGGCGGCAAAAGCCGCGATGGCGGTGTTTGGCAGCAGTGAGTTTGCCAATAATACTTTTATAGCTTCGTCGGGAAACAGGGATATGTTTTTAAATGTGGTAAGTTTTCTGGCGCGGGATTCGGACATGATATCCATAAGGCCGAAGGGAAGGAATTTTGAGCCCCTGTTTATAACCAAAATACACGGAACAATGCTGTTTGTAATACCCATAATTGTGCTTCCCCTGCTGGTGATAACGGCGGGAATACTGGTGTTTTTAAGGAGAAGAAAGCCATGA
- a CDS encoding DUF4340 domain-containing protein, whose amino-acid sequence MKPNKTVTALIIFALLGAYYYFVEIKKKSADKEKKAEQEKLFPGFDEGAVNKITVNNGKEIITVIKQGDTWMLETPLKAPADDGMINGMLKDFAQAKVQRKIEDGDPEEYGLGKKENTGFKFYADSEYFVDFGDENPTESYAYVVKNGDDNFYIIDSILKRYSEKKLFDFRNKGLFKIEEPGVSAVEIDLKDRKYTLEKDDKGNWNLIKPFKAAVKKDRAGAIIAYMKNSAVKYFEADKDAAKFGLALPSQKVVLTTSDGKKTVYFGVLDGVKKSVFAKAQGVPGIFELPDYIYTNIPKADEILNKQILVIEDDGVDRVEIKYKNKFIEGARGKDKKWKTVKAQGLSKEEKKITDTGAVISAIRQMEYAEKFDAGAKAEFFTRSQPSLEIIMKKTGAEDINVIFGDKADGELYYIKTADGVFSFDKNKMNSINLPGFDSF is encoded by the coding sequence ATGAAGCCGAATAAGACCGTGACGGCGCTTATAATTTTCGCGCTGCTTGGCGCGTACTATTATTTTGTGGAAATTAAAAAGAAAAGCGCCGATAAGGAAAAAAAGGCGGAACAGGAAAAACTTTTTCCGGGATTTGATGAAGGCGCTGTAAATAAAATTACGGTCAATAACGGGAAAGAAATCATTACCGTCATAAAACAGGGTGATACATGGATGCTTGAAACGCCTTTGAAAGCGCCGGCTGATGACGGAATGATAAATGGAATGCTGAAAGATTTCGCGCAGGCAAAGGTGCAAAGAAAAATTGAAGATGGAGACCCGGAAGAATACGGCCTTGGAAAAAAAGAGAACACGGGTTTTAAGTTTTATGCGGACAGCGAATATTTTGTTGATTTTGGCGATGAAAACCCCACGGAAAGCTACGCTTACGTGGTAAAAAATGGAGACGACAATTTCTATATAATTGACAGCATACTTAAAAGGTATTCCGAAAAAAAGCTGTTTGATTTCAGGAATAAAGGTTTGTTTAAAATAGAAGAGCCCGGCGTAAGCGCCGTGGAAATTGATTTAAAAGACAGGAAATATACGCTTGAGAAAGATGATAAAGGCAATTGGAATCTTATAAAACCGTTTAAGGCTGCTGTAAAGAAAGACAGGGCGGGCGCAATAATTGCTTATATGAAAAACAGCGCGGTTAAGTATTTTGAAGCTGACAAAGACGCGGCTAAGTTCGGCCTTGCGTTACCTTCGCAGAAGGTTGTTCTGACAACATCTGACGGCAAAAAGACTGTTTATTTTGGTGTTCTGGACGGAGTGAAAAAATCTGTTTTTGCCAAAGCGCAGGGTGTTCCCGGAATATTTGAACTGCCGGATTACATTTATACAAATATTCCAAAAGCGGATGAAATTTTAAATAAACAGATACTTGTGATTGAAGATGACGGTGTTGACAGGGTGGAGATTAAATACAAAAATAAGTTTATTGAGGGAGCCAGGGGAAAAGATAAAAAATGGAAGACCGTTAAAGCGCAAGGTTTATCCAAAGAAGAGAAAAAAATAACAGATACAGGGGCGGTAATTTCCGCGATAAGGCAGATGGAGTACGCTGAAAAATTTGATGCCGGAGCAAAGGCGGAATTTTTTACACGGTCACAGCCTTCGCTTGAAATCATAATGAAAAAAACGGGCGCTGAAGATATCAATGTCATCTTTGGTGATAAAGCAGACGGGGAATTATATTATATAAAGACGGCTGACGGCGTGTTTTCGTTTGATAAAAATAAGATGAATAGCATTAATCTGCCGGGATTTGACAGTTTTTAA
- a CDS encoding Do family serine endopeptidase, whose product MKKLIVLLLVFMFPFTLPAVPMIPSSFSEIAQIAEPFVVNISTVKIEKRQRDPYYDRFFNDPFMQEFFGVPPQSGRDNSIKRRSLGSGFIVSDDGYILTNNHVVGGADEITVKLFNEKEYKAKVIGVDKETDLAVIKIDAKGLKAAVLADSDAIKVGDWVVAIGSPFGLEKTVTQGIISAKGRVIGAGAYDDFLQTDAAINPGNSGGPLVDLEGKVVGINTAISSASGGYDGVGFAIPSNMARKIYDDITHGGKVVRGWLGVGIQELTPELAKHFKVKEGVLISQVFKESPAEKGGIKNGDVITRFDGKKVTKYRELQSLVASTPVGKTVIVKVSRKGAEKELKVKIFDRSKAETAQVSEKAQSGSLGMLVVDMNEEYARQYGTDSTAGVVVVNVEPGSVADEAGVMKGDIIHEINTVRIKNSDVFNSVTGKLGRGSEVVMLIERRNAMIYLAFTIRQ is encoded by the coding sequence ATGAAAAAACTTATCGTCTTGTTGTTGGTTTTTATGTTTCCTTTTACCCTTCCGGCAGTGCCCATGATACCTTCAAGTTTCAGTGAAATCGCGCAGATTGCGGAGCCTTTTGTGGTAAATATTTCAACCGTTAAAATTGAAAAAAGGCAGCGCGACCCTTATTATGACAGGTTTTTTAATGATCCCTTTATGCAGGAATTCTTCGGAGTTCCTCCGCAGAGCGGGCGGGACAATTCCATAAAAAGAAGAAGTTTAGGAAGCGGTTTTATAGTATCAGATGACGGATATATCCTTACCAATAATCACGTGGTGGGAGGAGCCGATGAAATAACCGTAAAACTTTTCAATGAAAAAGAGTATAAGGCAAAGGTTATAGGCGTTGATAAAGAAACCGACCTTGCAGTTATAAAAATAGACGCAAAAGGTTTAAAGGCCGCGGTGCTTGCCGATTCGGACGCGATAAAAGTGGGCGACTGGGTGGTGGCGATTGGAAGTCCGTTTGGACTTGAAAAAACAGTTACGCAGGGGATAATAAGCGCCAAGGGCAGGGTAATAGGCGCCGGCGCGTATGATGATTTTCTGCAGACAGATGCCGCTATTAATCCGGGAAATTCCGGCGGCCCGCTTGTTGATCTGGAAGGGAAAGTTGTGGGGATAAATACCGCGATTTCTTCCGCTTCCGGCGGATATGACGGTGTGGGTTTCGCGATACCGTCAAACATGGCAAGAAAAATTTATGATGATATCACGCACGGCGGAAAAGTCGTAAGGGGATGGCTGGGCGTGGGCATACAGGAACTTACCCCCGAACTGGCAAAACATTTCAAGGTAAAAGAAGGCGTGCTTATTTCGCAGGTATTCAAAGAAAGCCCGGCGGAAAAAGGCGGCATCAAAAACGGCGACGTAATCACGCGGTTTGACGGAAAAAAAGTTACAAAATACCGCGAGCTTCAGTCGCTTGTGGCAAGCACGCCTGTGGGCAAGACTGTTATTGTAAAGGTGTCAAGGAAAGGCGCGGAAAAAGAACTTAAAGTGAAAATATTTGACAGAAGTAAAGCTGAAACCGCGCAGGTAAGCGAAAAAGCGCAGTCCGGTTCGCTTGGGATGCTTGTGGTTGACATGAATGAAGAATATGCAAGGCAGTATGGTACGGATTCCACAGCCGGAGTTGTGGTGGTAAATGTAGAACCCGGTTCGGTGGCGGATGAGGCCGGCGTAATGAAAGGTGATATTATTCACGAAATAAATACCGTAAGGATAAAAAATTCAGATGTGTTTAATTCGGTCACGGGAAAGCTTGGCAGGGGCAGTGAAGTGGTAATGTTAATTGAACGCAGAAACGCGATGATATACCTGGCGTTTACGATAAGGCAGTGA